From the Lepus europaeus isolate LE1 chromosome 12, mLepTim1.pri, whole genome shotgun sequence genome, one window contains:
- the AIF1L gene encoding allograft inflammatory factor 1-like isoform X2 — protein sequence MEFDLNNEGEIDLMSLKRMMEKLGVPKTHLEMKKMISEVTGGVSDTISYRDFVNMMLGKRSAVLKLVMMFEGKANESSPRPAGPPPERDIASLP from the exons ATGGAGTTTGACCTGAACAACGAAGGCGAGATTG ATCTGATGTCTTTGAAGAGGATGATGGAGAAGCTTGGGGTCCCCAAGACCCACCTGGAGATGAAGAAGATGATCTCGGAGGTGACGGGCGGGGTCAGCGACACCATCTCCTACCGCGACTTCGTGAATATGATGCTGGGCAAACGGTCGGCTGTCCTCAAGCT AGTCATGATGTTTGAAGGAAAAGCCAACGAGAGCAGCCCCAGGCCAGCTGGGCCTCCTCCGGAGAGAGACATTGCCAGCCTGCCCTGA
- the AIF1L gene encoding allograft inflammatory factor 1-like isoform X1 gives MSVALSNRFQGGKAFGLLKARQERRLAEINREFLCDQKFSDEENLPEKLAAFKEKYMEFDLNNEGEIDLMSLKRMMEKLGVPKTHLEMKKMISEVTGGVSDTISYRDFVNMMLGKRSAVLKLVMMFEGKANESSPRPAGPPPERDIASLP, from the exons ATGTCGGTTGCGCTCAGCAACAGGTTCCAAG GAGGGAAGGCTTTCGGTCTGCTCAAAGCCCGGCAGGAGCGGAGGCTGGCCGAGATCAACCGG GAGTTTCTCTGTGACCAGAAGTTCAGCGATGAGGAGAACCTGCCAGAAAAGCTTGCGGCCTTCAAAG AGAAGTACATGGAGTTTGACCTGAACAACGAAGGCGAGATTG ATCTGATGTCTTTGAAGAGGATGATGGAGAAGCTTGGGGTCCCCAAGACCCACCTGGAGATGAAGAAGATGATCTCGGAGGTGACGGGCGGGGTCAGCGACACCATCTCCTACCGCGACTTCGTGAATATGATGCTGGGCAAACGGTCGGCTGTCCTCAAGCT AGTCATGATGTTTGAAGGAAAAGCCAACGAGAGCAGCCCCAGGCCAGCTGGGCCTCCTCCGGAGAGAGACATTGCCAGCCTGCCCTGA